From the Oryza glaberrima chromosome 5, OglaRS2, whole genome shotgun sequence genome, one window contains:
- the LOC127774670 gene encoding uncharacterized protein LOC127774670, with protein MLRLRRLTGAVSGGLARYLSTRAASPARPPWALLQLSKMDRSGASSQPGASLHADYPPCVSYLTFAASFVDPRLRHDAESELFGTVSTDVRATSGDGLVLVRFYDSRNHLPTVGSRGGEPMREWALDGVDRDPEVTRFVCNPLSGEMYRLPDLNGTKKTSRYLHFGLLTQSDAGQGPPARYAVAELDGNREEDGQGWLVRRFLSDSGEWDKLVGMPSPLPARRTVDIDQEVVAFGDRLWWVDASWGAVTIDPFSDRPELRFVELPKESVLPDLDDVVMLRELGKYRRMGVSEGKLRYVEVSLGKQFLIRSFSLADDDEGGDSWTLEHEVAFGPIWKDEHHASVPLGGMPRIGAIDPLNANIVHLIVGDQMLSIDMIKERAIDSSRLGCADFPLLPCVLPPWLESSQIPEGIHWSKKAKMKSNTPSYSDMSVHVDIELKK; from the coding sequence gccgcctcaccggcgccgtctccggcggcctCGCCCGCTACCTCTCCacgcgcgccgcgtcgccggcgcggcccCCGTGGGCGCTGCTCCAGCTGTCGAAGATGGACCGGTCCGGGGCGTCGTCGCAGCCGGGCGCGTCGCTCCACGCCGACTACCCGCCGTGCGTCTCCTACCTCACCTTCGCCGCCAGCTTCGTCGACCCCCGCCTCCGCCACGACGCCGAGTCCGAGTTGTTCGGCACGGTCTCCACGGACGTCCGCGCCacgagcggcgacggcctcgTCCTCGTCCGCTTCTACGACTCCCGCAACCACCTCCCCACCGtcggcagccgcggcggcgagccgatGCGCGAGTGGGCCCTCGACGGCGTCGACCGCGACCCGGAGGTGACGCGGTTCGTCTGCAACCCGCTCAGCGGCGAGATGTACCGCCTCCCCGACCTCAACGGCACGAAGAAGACCTCGAGGTACCTCCACTTCGGGCTCCTCACCCAGTCCGATGCCGGTCAGGGGCCGCCTGCTCGGTACGCGGTGGCGGAGCTCGACGGCAACCGCGAGGAAGACGGCCAGGGGTGGCTCGTGCGGCGATTTCTCTCGGATTCCGGGGAGTGGGACAAGCTGGTGGGCATGCCGTCCCCATTGCCAGCCAGGAGGACGGTCGACATCGACCAGGAGGTGGTGGCCTTCGGCGACCGGCTATGGTGGGTCGATGCGAGCTGGGGCGCCGTCACCATCGACCCCTTCAGCGACCGGCCGGAGCTCCGGTTCGTCGAGCTGCCCAAGGAGAGCGTGCTGCCTGACCTTGACGACGTGGTGATGCTAAGGGAGCTTGGCAAGTACAGGCGCATGGGGGTCAGCGAGGGCAAGCTCCGCTATGTCGAGGTGTCTTTGGGGAAGCAGTTCTTGATCAGGTCGTTCtcgctcgccgacgacgacgagggcggcgaCTCCTGGACGCTGGAGCACGAGGTGGCCTTCGGCCCGATCTGGAAGGATGAGCACCACGCGTCGGTTCCCTTGGGTGGCATGCCAAGGATTGGGGCCATTGATCCACTGAACGCCAACATCGTGCACCTCATAGTTGGTGATCAGATGCTCAGCATAGACATGATTAAGGAGAGGGCGATTGACAGTTCTCGTCTGGGTTGTGCTGACTTTCCCCTCCTGCCTTGTGTACTCCCACCGTGGCTTGAATCAAGCCAGATTCCTGAAG